One genomic region from Haloprofundus salinisoli encodes:
- a CDS encoding MFS transporter — protein MNWRYRNTVLVLCTLAFFATMVARLAISPVVPDITAQFDVSNGAVGLALAGMWAAYATMQFPSGVLGDRFGERRVILTAVGLTAVGSLLLAVSPSFPTFALFTLALGAGAGLHYTVATTFISKQFSNIGRAIGVHVAGGPLAGLSVPVIAALVATRYDWRTSMLLGAIAAVPVFLLFQRRIEPTTPERPDQPMRERFAFAPLVELLSRPEIVYTTVLAVAGAFTWQATASFLPTFFVVYHDLSVATASALFSLYFVVHGATQPVMGYLSDRFDRDAAASLSMGLGVVGYATLIEGSTLPVFVVGACMVGVAMSWGAPIQSRFIDKLSADERGVGFGLVRTVYMLLGATGSFVVGALSDAAGWDVALGLLVAVMGVGFSVLAVNRALKLGL, from the coding sequence GTGAACTGGCGTTACCGGAACACGGTGCTCGTCCTCTGTACGCTCGCGTTCTTCGCGACGATGGTCGCGCGCCTCGCTATCAGTCCGGTCGTCCCCGACATCACAGCGCAGTTCGACGTTTCGAACGGCGCGGTCGGTCTCGCCCTCGCGGGAATGTGGGCCGCCTACGCGACGATGCAGTTTCCCAGCGGCGTCCTCGGCGACAGGTTCGGCGAGCGTCGCGTCATCCTCACCGCCGTCGGACTCACCGCGGTCGGCAGCCTCCTTCTGGCCGTCTCGCCGTCGTTTCCGACGTTCGCGCTGTTTACCCTCGCGCTCGGTGCGGGCGCGGGACTCCACTACACCGTCGCCACGACGTTCATCTCCAAGCAGTTCTCCAACATCGGACGCGCCATCGGCGTCCACGTCGCCGGCGGGCCGCTCGCGGGGCTCTCAGTGCCGGTGATCGCGGCGCTCGTCGCCACCCGCTACGACTGGCGCACCTCGATGCTGCTCGGCGCTATCGCCGCGGTTCCGGTGTTCCTCCTGTTCCAGCGGCGTATCGAGCCCACGACGCCCGAGCGTCCCGACCAGCCGATGCGCGAGCGGTTCGCGTTCGCGCCGCTCGTCGAGTTGCTCTCGCGGCCCGAAATCGTCTACACCACGGTTCTGGCCGTCGCCGGCGCGTTCACCTGGCAGGCGACGGCTTCCTTCCTGCCGACGTTTTTCGTCGTCTACCACGACCTCTCCGTGGCGACGGCGAGCGCGCTCTTCTCGCTGTACTTCGTCGTCCACGGCGCGACCCAGCCCGTCATGGGCTACCTGTCGGACCGTTTCGACCGAGACGCCGCCGCCTCGCTGTCGATGGGCCTCGGCGTGGTCGGCTACGCGACGCTCATCGAGGGCTCAACGCTCCCCGTCTTCGTCGTCGGTGCGTGCATGGTCGGCGTGGCGATGAGTTGGGGCGCGCCGATTCAGTCGCGCTTCATCGACAAACTCTCCGCCGACGAGCGCGGTGTGGGGTTCGGCCTCGTCCGGACGGTGTACATGCTTCTGGGCGCGACGGGGAGTTTCGTCGTCGGCGCGCTCTCGGACGCGGCGGGGTGGGACGTCGCCCTCGGTCTGCTCGTCGCCGTGATGGGCGTCGGGTTTTCGGTGCTCGCGGTGAATCGGGCGTTGAAGTTGGGGCTGTGA
- a CDS encoding NAD(P)H-binding protein, producing the protein MAGATGVLGRRLVSQFVDRGHEVVGLTRDAEGDDHVADRGGEPYRRVLFDADSLALAAEGVDVVVHAAASIPTDDRNAVAKQTRTVKVRPRQRGP; encoded by the coding sequence GTGGCCGGGGCGACCGGCGTGTTGGGACGCCGACTCGTCTCGCAGTTCGTCGACCGCGGACACGAGGTGGTCGGCTTGACGCGCGACGCCGAGGGCGACGACCACGTCGCCGACCGCGGCGGCGAACCGTACCGGAGGGTCCTCTTCGACGCGGACTCGCTGGCGCTGGCCGCCGAAGGAGTGGACGTCGTCGTCCACGCCGCGGCGTCGATTCCGACCGACGACCGGAATGCTGTAGCGAAGCAGACACGAACAGTCAAGGTCCGACCACGTCAACGTGGTCCATGA
- a CDS encoding SDR family oxidoreductase, which yields MTDKPLDGRVAFITGTSRGIGKALALAFADAGAAVVSTGKTMDEHERLPGTVTRTTEEIRERGGESIALQLDVRDESNVESAIEETVDEFGGIDLLVNNAGAIQFGGVDEIPAKRFDLLMDVNARGAYVTTRAALPHLRESDHAHVVMNSPPTTMEPSPGKAAYALSKYGMTFLARSFAHELQSDEVAVNSVWPASAIETEATRHFELGQPEDWRTPQVVVDAMLELVTRDPTACTGNEFYDEELLREAGVSEFSQYAVVEGTDPGPTSAQLFDSGYGREE from the coding sequence ATGACCGACAAACCGCTCGACGGGCGCGTCGCCTTCATCACCGGAACCAGTCGCGGAATCGGCAAGGCGCTGGCGCTGGCGTTCGCCGACGCCGGGGCCGCCGTCGTCTCGACGGGGAAGACGATGGACGAACACGAGCGACTGCCGGGAACCGTCACGCGGACGACCGAGGAGATACGCGAACGCGGCGGCGAGTCCATCGCCCTCCAGCTCGACGTGCGCGACGAGTCGAACGTCGAATCGGCCATCGAGGAGACCGTCGACGAGTTCGGCGGCATCGACCTCCTCGTCAACAACGCGGGCGCGATCCAGTTCGGCGGCGTCGACGAGATTCCCGCCAAGCGCTTCGACCTCCTGATGGACGTCAACGCCCGCGGGGCGTACGTGACGACGCGCGCGGCGCTGCCGCACCTCCGCGAGAGCGACCACGCCCACGTCGTGATGAACTCGCCGCCGACGACGATGGAGCCCTCGCCCGGGAAGGCGGCCTACGCGCTCTCGAAGTACGGGATGACGTTCCTCGCCCGGTCGTTCGCCCACGAACTGCAGAGCGACGAGGTTGCCGTCAACAGCGTCTGGCCCGCCTCGGCCATCGAGACGGAGGCGACGCGCCACTTCGAACTCGGCCAACCCGAGGACTGGCGCACGCCGCAGGTCGTCGTCGACGCGATGCTCGAACTCGTGACCCGCGACCCGACGGCGTGCACGGGCAACGAGTTCTACGACGAGGAACTGCTCCGCGAGGCAGGGGTTTCGGAGTTCTCGCAGTACGCCGTCGTCGAGGGGACCGACCCCGGGCCGACGTCGGCGCAGCTGTTCGACTCGGGGTACGGGCGAGAGGAGTAG
- a CDS encoding M24 family metallopeptidase, producing the protein MEPDLSSLSEHLETEGFDGYLLDADSTDSNQLYLSGFDAPDPFVTVFTGDETRLLVSGLEYGRAKKESRADAVFRLEEYDYRKRLAEYGSKEGRARTLAAFLDDAGVESVLAPERFPLGTADGLREQGGDVTVEKRDVLGDIRAVKTDEEVDNVRAAQKANEAAMRAAEDLIHAADVDADGTLVYEGEPLTSERVQEEIEITLLREGCALDETIVACGERAADPHDRGSGPLLANESIIIDIFPRSKSTKYHADMTRTFVKGEPSAEIREWFELTAEAKDAAFDALEPGATGEEVHDAVCDVYENAGHATFRSDPTTETGFIHSTGHGVGLDVHEGPRLSSDGEELKPGHVVTIEPGLYDPTVGGVRIEDIAVVTEDGYENFTDYPVELVVD; encoded by the coding sequence ATGGAACCTGACCTCTCATCGCTCTCCGAGCATCTCGAAACCGAAGGCTTCGACGGCTACCTCCTCGACGCCGACAGCACCGACTCCAACCAGCTGTACCTGTCGGGCTTCGACGCGCCCGACCCGTTCGTGACGGTGTTCACCGGCGACGAGACGCGCCTGCTCGTCAGCGGTCTGGAGTACGGTCGCGCGAAGAAGGAGAGTCGCGCCGACGCCGTCTTCCGCCTCGAAGAGTACGACTACCGGAAGCGACTCGCCGAGTACGGATCCAAGGAGGGCCGCGCGCGGACCCTCGCGGCGTTTCTCGACGACGCGGGCGTCGAGTCCGTGCTCGCGCCCGAACGCTTCCCGCTCGGCACCGCCGACGGCCTCCGCGAGCAGGGCGGCGACGTGACCGTCGAAAAGCGCGACGTGCTCGGCGACATTCGCGCGGTGAAAACCGACGAGGAGGTCGACAACGTCCGCGCCGCCCAGAAGGCGAACGAGGCGGCGATGAGAGCCGCGGAGGACCTCATCCACGCCGCCGACGTCGACGCCGACGGGACGCTCGTCTACGAGGGCGAACCGCTGACGAGCGAGCGCGTCCAAGAGGAGATCGAAATCACGCTCCTGCGCGAGGGCTGCGCGCTCGACGAGACGATCGTCGCCTGTGGCGAGCGCGCCGCCGACCCCCACGACCGCGGTAGCGGACCGCTCCTGGCGAACGAGTCCATCATCATCGACATCTTCCCACGAAGTAAATCGACCAAGTACCACGCCGACATGACGCGGACGTTCGTGAAGGGCGAACCCTCAGCGGAGATCCGCGAGTGGTTCGAGCTGACCGCCGAGGCGAAGGACGCGGCGTTCGACGCCCTCGAACCCGGTGCGACCGGAGAAGAGGTCCACGACGCCGTCTGCGACGTGTACGAGAACGCGGGCCACGCGACGTTCCGAAGCGACCCGACGACCGAGACGGGCTTCATCCACAGTACCGGCCACGGCGTCGGCCTCGACGTCCACGAGGGTCCCCGTCTCAGCAGCGACGGCGAGGAACTGAAACCCGGCCACGTCGTCACCATCGAGCCCGGCCTCTACGACCCGACGGTCGGCGGCGTCCGCATCGAGGACATCGCCGTCGTCACCGAGGACGGCTACGAGAACTTCACCGACTACCCCGTCGAACTCGTCGTCGACTGA
- the aroA gene encoding 3-phosphoshikimate 1-carboxyvinyltransferase has translation MDAELSQSRVRGTARAPPSKSYTHRAILAAGYSDGATVYDPLVSADTKATMRAVEAFGGDVTLEGDTLDVDGFGGRPGVPDDVTDCENSGTTMRLVTACAALADGITVLTGDGSLRSRPQGPLLDAVSDLGGRAESTRGNGQAPLVLKGPISGGEVSIPGDVSSQYISALLMAGAVTEDGIEIELETQLKSAPYVDITLEVLREFGVSAEATQRGFSVAGGQSYDPADGEYRVPGDFSSISYLLAAGAVAADGDHEVVVEGAYPSAQGDAAIVDILERMGAAIEWDRENGRITVRKSELSGVTVDVGDTPDLLPTIATLGAVADGETRIENCEHVRYKETDRVSAMADELTEMGAVVEEEQDVLTVMGGDTSLLGATVDGYHDHRIVMALSVAGLVADGTTIVRGSEHVDVSFPNFFDVFTGLGADVRLRE, from the coding sequence ATGGACGCGGAACTCTCTCAATCTCGGGTACGCGGTACGGCACGTGCACCCCCGTCGAAGAGCTACACCCACCGGGCGATTCTCGCCGCCGGGTACAGCGATGGCGCGACCGTCTACGACCCCCTCGTCAGCGCCGACACGAAGGCGACGATGCGCGCCGTCGAAGCGTTCGGCGGCGACGTGACCCTCGAAGGTGACACGCTCGATGTCGACGGCTTCGGCGGCCGCCCCGGCGTCCCCGACGACGTCACCGACTGCGAGAACAGCGGGACGACGATGCGTCTCGTCACCGCGTGCGCGGCGCTCGCCGACGGCATCACGGTCTTGACGGGCGACGGCTCGCTCCGCTCGCGCCCGCAGGGGCCGCTTCTCGACGCGGTCTCGGACCTCGGCGGCCGCGCCGAGAGTACTCGGGGCAACGGCCAAGCGCCGCTGGTGTTGAAGGGCCCGATCTCCGGAGGAGAGGTGTCGATTCCGGGCGACGTGTCGTCGCAGTACATCTCGGCGCTGTTGATGGCCGGGGCCGTGACGGAGGACGGAATCGAGATCGAGCTCGAAACGCAGCTCAAATCCGCGCCGTACGTCGACATCACGCTCGAAGTTCTCCGCGAGTTCGGCGTCAGCGCCGAAGCGACCCAACGCGGGTTCTCGGTCGCGGGCGGGCAGTCGTACGACCCCGCCGACGGCGAGTACCGCGTCCCCGGCGACTTCTCGTCTATCTCGTACCTGCTCGCCGCGGGTGCCGTCGCCGCCGACGGGGACCACGAGGTGGTCGTCGAGGGCGCGTACCCGAGCGCGCAGGGTGACGCCGCCATCGTCGACATCCTCGAACGGATGGGCGCGGCTATCGAGTGGGACCGCGAGAACGGTCGCATCACGGTCAGGAAGTCGGAACTCTCGGGCGTCACCGTCGACGTGGGTGATACTCCCGACTTGCTCCCGACGATCGCGACGCTCGGTGCCGTCGCCGATGGCGAGACGCGCATCGAGAACTGCGAGCACGTCCGATACAAGGAGACCGACCGCGTGAGCGCGATGGCCGACGAGCTGACCGAAATGGGCGCAGTCGTCGAAGAAGAACAGGACGTGCTGACGGTGATGGGCGGCGACACGTCGCTTCTGGGCGCGACGGTCGACGGCTACCACGACCACCGCATCGTCATGGCGCTGTCGGTGGCCGGACTCGTCGCCGACGGAACCACCATAGTCCGCGGGTCCGAACACGTCGACGTCTCGTTCCCGAACTTCTTCGACGTGTTCACCGGTCTGGGTGCGGACGTTCGGTTGCGGGAGTAG
- a CDS encoding DUF6653 family protein: MTDPAAVDSSNIDQRSLRARLEDTFWRRHSNPWSAGTRFAITPALLYAIYRRKWRLLAAAVAFTVVNPVLFGDPERTDNWLSEVVLAEKAWLGDGNGTMDLSYPNVLNVLNAVSGALALVSAVRRKPVGTVVGTAGILVFKTWWVEAIRRRTGISER, from the coding sequence ATGACCGACCCCGCGGCCGTCGACTCGTCGAACATCGACCAGCGCTCCCTGCGCGCGCGACTCGAAGATACCTTCTGGCGCAGACACTCGAACCCGTGGAGCGCAGGCACGCGCTTCGCCATCACGCCGGCGTTGTTGTACGCCATCTATCGCAGAAAGTGGCGGCTGCTCGCGGCTGCCGTCGCCTTCACCGTCGTCAACCCCGTGCTGTTCGGCGACCCGGAGCGAACCGACAACTGGCTCAGCGAGGTCGTCCTCGCCGAAAAAGCGTGGCTCGGAGACGGGAACGGAACGATGGACCTGAGCTACCCGAACGTCCTCAACGTGCTGAACGCCGTTTCGGGAGCGCTGGCGCTCGTCTCGGCGGTTCGACGGAAGCCGGTCGGCACCGTCGTCGGCACGGCCGGGATACTCGTCTTCAAGACGTGGTGGGTCGAGGCGATTCGGCGGCGCACGGGTATCAGCGAGCGCTAA
- the aroC gene encoding chorismate synthase produces MNGNGFGRLFQFSTYGESHGDAMGVVVSGCPAGVELDEEKIQRELDRRKPGQSMITTSRGEPDEVSIHSGLQDGYTTGTPIGMTIENKDARSGKYEPFVTAPRPSHGDFTYSAKFGTRNWGGGGRSSARETVNWVAAGAVAQQVLDQSEHDIQIKAHVSKIGDIEAPEVTFEEMLEHTEVNDVRCAHPETAEKMRDLTDEYQKQGDSIGGSIYFEARGVPRGLGAPRFESFPSRLGRAMFSIPATTSVEYGLGKEASEWTGHDRNEDWEFGEDGDPVPVGNKHGGLQGGITTGQPIYGEATWHAPTSIPKEQTTVDWETGEEKQVQVVGRHDPVLPPRAVPVVEAMLWVTVLDFMLLAGRINPDRLDGQVGEYDTDYHPSSPQNE; encoded by the coding sequence ATGAACGGCAACGGCTTCGGACGACTGTTCCAGTTTTCGACCTACGGCGAGAGCCACGGCGACGCGATGGGCGTCGTCGTCAGCGGCTGTCCCGCGGGCGTCGAACTCGACGAGGAGAAGATTCAGCGCGAACTCGACCGGCGCAAACCCGGCCAGTCGATGATCACCACCAGCAGGGGCGAACCCGACGAAGTGTCCATCCACAGCGGCCTGCAGGACGGCTACACGACGGGGACGCCCATCGGGATGACCATCGAGAACAAGGACGCGCGCTCGGGCAAGTACGAGCCGTTCGTCACCGCGCCGCGACCGTCCCACGGCGACTTCACCTACTCGGCGAAGTTCGGCACGCGCAACTGGGGCGGCGGCGGGCGCTCCTCCGCGCGCGAGACGGTGAACTGGGTCGCCGCGGGCGCGGTCGCACAGCAGGTGCTCGACCAGTCGGAGCACGACATCCAGATTAAAGCGCACGTCAGCAAGATCGGCGACATCGAAGCGCCGGAAGTGACGTTCGAGGAGATGCTCGAACACACCGAGGTGAACGACGTCCGCTGCGCGCACCCGGAGACCGCCGAGAAGATGCGCGACCTCACCGACGAGTACCAGAAGCAGGGTGACTCCATCGGCGGGAGCATCTACTTCGAGGCGCGCGGCGTTCCGCGCGGGCTAGGCGCGCCGCGCTTCGAGTCGTTTCCCTCGCGGTTGGGCCGGGCGATGTTCTCGATTCCGGCGACGACGAGCGTCGAGTACGGCCTCGGCAAGGAGGCCAGCGAGTGGACCGGCCACGACCGAAACGAGGACTGGGAGTTTGGAGAAGACGGCGATCCGGTCCCCGTGGGTAACAAACACGGTGGCCTGCAGGGCGGCATCACGACGGGCCAGCCGATCTACGGCGAGGCGACGTGGCACGCGCCCACCTCGATTCCGAAAGAGCAGACAACCGTCGACTGGGAGACCGGCGAGGAGAAACAGGTGCAGGTCGTCGGCCGCCACGACCCCGTGTTGCCGCCGCGGGCGGTGCCGGTCGTCGAGGCGATGCTCTGGGTGACCGTGCTCGACTTCATGCTGCTCGCGGGTCGGATCAACCCGGACCGGTTGGACGGGCAGGTCGGCGAGTACGACACCGACTACCACCCGAGCAGTCCGCAGAACGAGTAA
- a CDS encoding 2-oxoacid:acceptor oxidoreductase subunit alpha translates to MTNDELIWRIAGGSGDGIASTSQNFAKALMRSGLNVFTHRHYPSRIRGGHTYTEIRASADPVKSRGDGYNFLLALGDSFARNPQQNAYYGNEEVKPLSENLDELREGGVIIYDSGLLDASEIEDFDERVEENDWHVYDLDLRTMAREHGREVMRNTAGVGATCALAGIDLEWIEELMTDAMPEKILEPNLEILHEAHDLVQEEYDVDAHDVKIPEGEHDEEQVLMSGSDAIAYGSIDEGCRFIAGYPMTPWTEVFTIMSQNLPELGGISEQVEDEIAAAALALGASHAGVKAMSGSSGGGFALMSEPLGLAEMTETPVVLIEAMRAGPSTGMPTKPEQGDLEHVLYTSQGDSHRIVFAPGTVAEAYTQTRKAFQIAYEYQIPSIVLYDQKLGGELVNVPASHFDEEPNPSLGSTLTEAEIADAPHDDSGKFSRFSYDTPKDNGVAPRSIPGQKGGHFLATGNEHMPEGHISEDPDNRVFQMNKRMRKLEAIREELDSDGVNNTEYGEEDAQYGFLTFGSSQGTVEEAVDRLNENGHSVKALGVSEMAPYPVDQVREFIESVDEVLVVEMNASAQFRGLTQKEVGQYGEKLSSLLKYNGNPFEPEDIVEGFEVNIVEDDDHPHTRTKYVPAAGD, encoded by the coding sequence ATGACTAACGACGAACTTATCTGGCGAATCGCAGGGGGATCCGGGGACGGGATCGCCTCGACGAGCCAGAACTTCGCAAAGGCCCTGATGCGCTCGGGCCTCAACGTTTTCACGCATCGACATTACCCGTCGCGGATTCGCGGCGGCCACACATACACGGAGATTCGGGCCTCCGCCGACCCCGTCAAGTCCCGCGGGGACGGCTACAACTTCCTGCTGGCGCTGGGTGACTCGTTCGCCCGGAACCCGCAGCAGAACGCCTACTACGGCAACGAGGAGGTCAAACCGCTCTCGGAGAACCTCGACGAACTCCGCGAGGGCGGGGTCATCATCTACGACTCCGGCCTGCTGGACGCGTCGGAGATCGAGGACTTCGACGAGCGCGTCGAGGAGAACGACTGGCACGTCTACGACCTCGACCTGCGCACGATGGCCCGCGAACACGGCCGCGAGGTCATGCGTAACACCGCCGGTGTCGGCGCGACGTGCGCGCTCGCGGGCATCGACCTCGAGTGGATCGAGGAACTGATGACCGACGCGATGCCGGAGAAGATCCTCGAACCGAACCTCGAAATTCTCCACGAGGCGCACGACCTCGTTCAGGAGGAGTACGACGTCGACGCCCACGACGTGAAGATTCCCGAGGGCGAACACGACGAGGAGCAGGTGCTCATGTCCGGGTCGGACGCCATCGCCTACGGCTCCATCGACGAGGGCTGCCGCTTCATCGCGGGCTACCCGATGACGCCGTGGACCGAGGTGTTCACCATCATGTCGCAGAACCTGCCCGAACTCGGCGGCATCTCCGAGCAGGTCGAAGACGAGATCGCCGCGGCGGCGCTCGCGCTCGGCGCGAGCCACGCGGGCGTGAAGGCCATGTCCGGGTCGTCCGGCGGCGGCTTCGCGCTGATGTCGGAGCCGCTCGGCCTCGCGGAGATGACCGAGACGCCCGTCGTCCTCATCGAGGCGATGCGCGCCGGTCCATCGACCGGGATGCCGACCAAGCCCGAACAGGGCGACCTCGAACACGTCCTGTACACCTCGCAGGGCGACTCGCACCGTATCGTCTTCGCGCCCGGCACCGTCGCCGAGGCGTACACGCAGACGCGGAAGGCGTTCCAGATCGCCTACGAGTACCAGATTCCGAGCATCGTGCTCTACGACCAGAAGCTCGGCGGCGAACTCGTGAACGTCCCGGCGAGCCACTTCGACGAGGAGCCGAACCCGTCGCTCGGCTCGACGCTCACCGAAGCCGAAATCGCGGACGCGCCGCACGACGACTCCGGCAAGTTCTCGCGCTTCAGCTACGACACGCCCAAGGACAACGGCGTCGCGCCGCGGTCGATCCCCGGCCAGAAAGGCGGGCACTTCCTCGCGACCGGTAACGAACACATGCCCGAGGGGCACATCAGCGAGGACCCCGACAACCGCGTGTTCCAGATGAACAAGCGGATGCGCAAACTCGAAGCCATCCGCGAGGAGCTCGACAGCGACGGCGTGAACAACACCGAGTACGGCGAAGAAGACGCCCAGTACGGCTTCCTCACCTTCGGTAGCTCGCAAGGCACCGTCGAGGAGGCCGTCGACCGCCTCAACGAGAACGGTCACTCGGTGAAGGCGCTCGGCGTCAGCGAGATGGCACCGTACCCGGTCGACCAGGTGAGAGAGTTCATCGAGAGCGTCGACGAGGTGCTCGTCGTCGAGATGAACGCCTCCGCGCAGTTCCGCGGGCTGACCCAGAAGGAAGTCGGTCAGTACGGCGAGAAACTCTCGAGCCTCCTGAAGTACAACGGCAACCCCTTCGAGCCCGAAGACATCGTCGAGGGCTTCGAGGTCAACATCGTCGAGGACGACGACCATCCCCACACGCGAACGAAGTACGTCCCAGCAGCGGGTGACTAA
- a CDS encoding thiamine pyrophosphate-dependent enzyme — protein sequence MSAFSAIGEGKEIDRNDYTPGLEPQATWCPGCGDFGVLKALKGAAAELGKSPDEMLLVTGIGCSGKLNSYFESYGFHTIHGRSLPVARAAKLANPGVEVVAAGGDGDGYGIGGNHFMHTARENHNMTYIVFNNEIFGLTKGQTSPTSPMGHKSKTQPHGSAKQPLRPLSLSLTSGASYIARTAAVNPNQAKDIIVEAMEHDGFSHVDFLTQCPTWNKDARQYVPYVDIQESDDYDFDNTDRREAAEMMHETEDALHEGKVLTGRYYVDSDRPSYQQEKQQIGEMPEEPLAERYFDDSYEWERSYDNFLDKHK from the coding sequence ATGAGTGCATTCAGCGCAATCGGAGAAGGCAAAGAAATCGACCGCAACGACTACACGCCCGGTCTCGAACCGCAGGCGACGTGGTGTCCCGGCTGTGGTGACTTCGGCGTCCTGAAGGCGCTGAAGGGCGCGGCCGCGGAACTCGGCAAGTCGCCCGACGAGATGCTTCTCGTCACGGGTATCGGCTGCTCCGGGAAGCTCAACAGCTACTTCGAGAGCTACGGCTTCCACACCATCCACGGCCGCTCGCTGCCGGTCGCTCGCGCGGCGAAGCTCGCCAACCCCGGCGTCGAAGTCGTCGCCGCCGGCGGCGACGGCGACGGCTACGGTATCGGCGGGAACCACTTCATGCACACCGCCCGCGAGAACCACAACATGACCTACATCGTGTTCAACAACGAGATCTTCGGCCTGACGAAGGGTCAGACCTCGCCGACGAGCCCGATGGGTCACAAGTCGAAGACGCAGCCCCACGGCAGCGCCAAGCAGCCGCTTCGGCCGCTGTCGCTGTCGCTGACCTCCGGCGCGTCGTACATCGCGCGCACCGCCGCGGTCAACCCGAACCAGGCGAAAGACATCATCGTCGAGGCGATGGAGCACGACGGGTTCTCGCACGTCGACTTCCTCACGCAGTGTCCGACGTGGAACAAGGACGCCCGACAGTACGTTCCGTACGTCGACATCCAGGAATCCGACGACTACGACTTCGACAACACAGACCGCCGCGAGGCCGCGGAGATGATGCACGAGACCGAGGACGCCCTCCACGAGGGCAAAGTGCTCACGGGCCGCTACTACGTCGACAGCGACCGCCCGTCCTACCAGCAGGAGAAACAGCAGATCGGCGAGATGCCCGAGGAACCGCTCGCGGAGCGGTACTTCGACGACAGCTACGAGTGGGAGCGCTCGTACGACAACTTCCTCGACAAACACAAGTAA
- the lrpA1 gene encoding HTH-type transcriptional regulator LrpA1 codes for MGATSTEDRILDVLEQDAQASYADIAERAGVSKPTVRKYIRKLEDSGVIVGYSADVDPKKLSGQSIALVGVDVESERYVEATRAMKSLDAVEALYTSSGDHMLMAEVRAKDGDSLGDVISDDILSIDGVTAAHPSFLQERLK; via the coding sequence ATGGGAGCCACATCCACGGAGGACCGCATCCTCGACGTCTTAGAGCAGGATGCGCAAGCCTCCTACGCCGATATCGCGGAGCGAGCGGGGGTGTCGAAACCGACCGTCCGGAAGTACATCCGGAAACTGGAGGACAGCGGCGTCATCGTCGGCTACTCCGCCGACGTCGACCCGAAGAAGCTCTCGGGGCAGTCCATCGCGCTGGTCGGCGTCGACGTCGAGAGCGAACGCTACGTCGAAGCGACGCGCGCGATGAAATCTCTGGACGCCGTCGAGGCGCTGTACACCTCGTCGGGCGACCACATGTTGATGGCCGAAGTCCGCGCGAAGGACGGCGACTCACTCGGCGACGTCATCAGCGACGATATTCTGAGCATCGACGGCGTCACCGCCGCCCACCCCTCGTTCCTCCAAGAACGACTGAAGTGA